The genomic segment AAACCTTTAATTTAATGTGCCCCGGCAGTTAAGTCAGCCATTACACCGTGACAGACCATTTGCAGGatgaaaaagaataataaatgcATCAAATTCCTTATATCCCTCAGGCTGGCCCATTTGCAATTTCTTTCTAAGAAgttattagaaataaaaaccCTTTTGGCGGCAGATTTTCCACATCTAATTGCTACAAGAGAGCAtctgagaaaaaatatcacGAGGCATGTTTTTGCTTAGGATGTGAAAAAGTTCTGGATGTTCAAAATCCAGCTAaaaattttttgtttgaatataGCACACGGCAGCTacattcaaaaccaaaaaaaaaaaaaaaaaaaatcaagtctaTTTATGTGTGAACTTCTAAATGAGAGAATCACtgtctagttttatttttatggaagGATTGTCAGGATGTGTACCTCAGTTAATGTAGGCTGGCCCTTCTGTGATAAAATGCCACCTCAAAGACATcagaacaataaaacacaagcacattCAACTGACTTAAAAAGGGTGTGTTAAATTTGTTTGGGCAGCAACTGATCACAAAAATGGCACTAACATGAGACGGTAATAGTGCTGTGGTCTCTAGGAAAATCAGTTCACTGAGCAGACaataagcagaaaaacatgagcAGAAATCAAAGTTACTATGAGGTAAACTTTGTTAGTTTGTTAGCTCAAACAACACAGGTAATATATTGTCATGCATCTGTATTTGTGccaactgaaaaaatatatcagtatCTGCCAAATGACTTTCAATCTGCGGAAGAGTGGTGGGACATTATGTGGCATGTGAAGTGACACTATAGGTACTTTAACTGTGTGCAGTGGCATGGTTCACAGGCTCATCCAGGGTCCAGGTCTCTGCCGGAGTGTCGTCTCACCCTGATGAGGCAGCAGGCATCCATCCAACACGTCTGAGCAGTCTTTCTCCTCGGGCTCCTTGGAGTCATGAGACCCTTCCTCCTTGGTATCTGGGATAACTGAAGGCTTCTTTGATGACAGCTCCTCCGCTGTGTCATTTCCCTGGAAATCACATGCTTCATTCACAGATCCAATCACTTTAGGAGTGTCAAGTTCCTTCAGTGAGTTTTCCCTTTCAATGCGCTTCCGagcctcctctttcctctgctgtaTGCGGGTGTTGTCTCCCATCATAACCCTCACTCTTACTTGGTCTGGAGGCCAGAGCCCGCCCCATATGAATTGCAGGTAGCTGAACAGCACGATGACACTGAGGAAGGTAAAGTTGGTGGCCACGCCAATCACTGCAGATGTCAGGGGGAAGTTGTACAGAACATATCGTATACCAGTGAAGTAGGCATGGATACGGAGCTGAGATGAGTAGATCTGCACTCTTTTGGACTGGATCACAATGACAGCGCCAAAAGTGGGCTCATAAGCATTTGTCTTGTAGTCTGAGAAGAGCTCAACTTCTATGAGCTGCTTCTGCTCAGCCATTCCAATCACAAGGAAAGGAGAGAACAGTAACGTATTCAGGGTCTGCAGGAGGTTGGAGCGGTAATGCAGCATAGTTGATCGTCCCACTGATGAGACCGTCTTCCCACCCTTGGTATAAGAAGACATCCGGACCATGAACATACCCAACTGTTCATTCACCGGAGACTCTGGCATTTCTAACTCCAAAGATATTCGATAAGGCTGGCCGTAAGCCATCACCTGGTCTCTCGCATTCTTCATGAAAGAGATGTTGGCCGTGGGGAATGAGCAAAGCCCTGGCTCTGAGGCATCACAATCAGAGGTGTAGTAGAAGTGCACAGGGGTGGAGAAGCTCACAGTGGGCATGTAGGAGTAGTAGAAGCTTCCATAGAGAAAGATGGACACCCAGAGCAGCAGAACCAAGACGCAAAACAGGATGCCAGCCTGAAATAAAGTCCGCCGGGCTTTAAGTAGAGTCACAGCTGCTACATCGTGCAACCAGTGTAGAACGGGTCCCATCGCAGCCCCCATCGTGTCTGATACGGAACCCTCCGACCTTTTTCTGGTCCTGGTTTGGGCCCTTGGTCCTCCTTCGAGCCCTGCTGACTGCTGCCTCTGCGGTGGGTCCTTGTGTTCATACATCAGTAGGTGGCTCCCCTCCGAAACTGTGTAGCCAATTGCTTATCTTCACCCTCCCATGTCACGTCTGTTCGACCATACACTCAAGCGTACGAGTGTTAGCTTTGGTCAGCAAGCTGGGTGACcgaagaaaaaaaggtttaacgtcgattttgttttttctattgaCTTCATTGGAAGCCCTCCGACGGAGGGTGTCTGAGCTCGTTAGCAAGTTAGCTGGCGTTCAAATACAACTGCCGCTACGCACAAAACATGACCCTATGATCCGGAAGTACATACCTTCTTTTGTGGCAGCTCGAAACAGCGGAGGAGAGCTGCAACGACGACGCCAGCGAAGGGAGCAGGCCCTCAGAGCGGGGATGGGGAAGAAAAGTCGCCTCACAGGAGGAGCGGTCGGTCGGAGAACAATCCTACAGCTTTCACCTCCCGGGCTCCGCGGTGGGAatgcaggagagagggaagaagcaCCCTCAGGATCTGATGGTAATTTTTCTGAAACATGCTATCTCAGTGGCTTGTTAGCTTTAGGCTAGCTGAAAGCTAAATGCTCGAGGTGTGAAGATTGGGCCCTTCAggtaaaaacaaactaaacaatttACTCAACAGTATTTAGCTGCCGAATAAGGTAATATTCGGTGCCAATATACACTGTCAACAGGAAATAGCCAAGTGGCTACGGCTTACGAAACAAAACcgctattttttcatttaacgaATCGATCAGAAACTATCGGCTAGCTTGCTAAGCTAGCGGTTAATAAGCTAGCAGTTTTTGAAGGCTTGCCAAAAATAGACTTATGATAAATGACTGGGCCAGTTAACCCAAGCGTAATTCACCTGCATAACACGTAAATACCGTTACGTTTTACTTGGTTTATCTAGGAATGCGAGGACGGTCCCCGTGTGGGTGCACAACGTTAGTTTCTAACCGTTAGCCAGTCTGTGGCTGCTTGTAACGTTACAGCCAGTTATCGTGCTGCAGTCAAACTGTCGGAGTTCAACGTTAACCTCTTGGCTTGCGTGATTTGCAGAGGAGCCGGAGGGTGATGGACACAGATTCGGGAGGGAGATGCGGACAAACATGAAGGCTCCCGCAGTAAAGGCCACAGGTAacgtaaatgtgtgtgtgtccctctctctcttgggcagtggaaacaagacAAAACGGCCTTTTGACtgagcaaaatgtttttgtcccCACCTGTAGAGGGGTTGTCTCTGCTTGGAGCCTACGAGGATAGCGACGAAGAGGATGCTGGAGACTCTCAGCGTTCAACTGCAGATTCTCAACACAACCAGTCAGCTGACATCGACAGTACACTGGCCAATTTCATGGCAGTGAGTATATACTTTGCTGCATATCTCAATCCCCCGTTTTGCTTTCTGTATTCCGAAACAGTGTTTATGTTGATCTTGTGTCATCCTTTAGGAAGAATACTTTCAATATAAGTAAGTTGATACTTACAACATATATGGTATAGTTTAGGCTGTAGGCTACTACATCTACGCAGGTATGGTTCACAACAGCAAGAAACACAAGTGCCAACCCAGTTGTCTTATATTTAATTGAGGTGCATAATGAACCAATTGGTATTTACCTATTCAATGGCATGAAaacgtttgggcacccctgaacatttctgttactgttaatagttaagtgagtagaacGATTAAGGATCCCAGAAcggcataaagttaaagatgaaccATTGTTTTcgacattttaagcaagattagtgtattatttttgttttgtataattttagaGTTCGGGAATGAAGGGAAAGGATTAccaaacaaaagtttgggcaccccaagagatttgagctcgCAGATAACTTTTACCGAGGTCtaagaccttaattagcttctTAGGACTATGGatgttcacagtcattgttaggaaagtccaagtgatgcaaatttcgAAAAGCTCGAtaatactctgactcctcaaactttgtcccaacaatcagcagccttgggctcctctaagcagttGCCTAGCTctctacaaaattaaaataattgataccCACAAATCCGAAGAAGACCATAAGAAGagagcaaagtgttttcaggtggcagttcctcagttcgtaatgtaattacGAAATGGCtgttaacaggaatggtggaagtcaagttgaggtctggaagacaaagaaaactttccaagagaactgcttgtaggattgctagaaaagCACTCCCCCCATTTGACTGCAGAAGATCTTCAGGAGGATTgagcagactctggagtggtggtgcactgttctactgtgcaccgacacctgcacaaatatgaccttcatggaagagtcgtcagaagaaaaactttcctgcatcctcaccatAAAATAcgaaacatctaaacaagcctgatgcattttggaaacaagtcctgtggactgatgaggttagaatagaactttttggctgcaatgagcaaaggtatttTAGGAGAATTAAAGTCCAGAATTTTAGGAAAAGAAGACCTCTCCGAcagcacgggggtggatcgatcatgctttgggattgtgttgcagccagtgacACAGGGAGCATTTAACTGGTACAGCGAAAAAAACGATTCAATGAActaccagcaaattctgggagcaaatatcacaccatctgtaaaaaagcagaagatgaaaagagggtGGCTTtaacaacaggataatgatcctaaacacacctcaaatatcacaatggactacctcaagaggtagTCTGAAGGTTTTGCCACGGTCCTtacagtcccccgacctaaatattatcaaaaaactGTGGATTGACCTCAAAAGAGAAGTGCATGCAAGATGGCTCaaaaatctcacagaactagaagctttttgcaaggaagaatgggcgaaaatcccccaaagAAGAATTGACAGACTCTttgctgctacaaaaagcatttacgGGCTGTGATACTTGCCgaagggggtgttactaagcactgaccatgcagggtctcaaaacaaataaattgagTTTCTCTGTTCATCATATCACCTTACTAAGTGAGAGGACCGTAGAATTTTCATTTTCGCATAACCTACTAAGTGTCTCTTTATATTCCAAGGGTTCATGATAAGCAATTGGGCAAAATGAGCTTTGACAGCAGTACAGTATGAAGTTGTGAATTGAAAGGAAAGATCGTAATTAGATCCATCTTGGATAATTATAGCTTGCAAGCAATTTATAGCACAAAGATTTAGAATCaattttctgtagttttttaacTTGGGCCTGGTTTTTCATCAATAAATCACATTATTTATGTAAAGACTAGTGCTTACAAGAGTGTTGTTCATTCTTGGgtctgaaaacatatttttgtcaaaaatattaaTTCCTGTTGCCATTTGTCCCACCACAGGAAATCGATGCAATCACCACTCAGCCAAGTTCAGATGATGCAACGTCTCATCCTTCAGTACCGACTACCACACCACCCAGACCCGAGGTTAATACTCAGCAGCCTGCTGCCAGTGTGGGACAGAATCAACAAAGCACAGAGTTTGAGTACAATACTCAGTACTCACTAGCTGGAGGTAACTGCACTGTATTTAAGATCAAATGTGCATGTCCGGatgtctcttcctctgcagtAGACTCCTTTTCACATCTCTGTTATAATACTTTAACACAACAATTGCATAATAATTATAGTTGTCTTCCTAACaaaagaggttgtttttttttttttttggccagctACCTTTTAGTATAGCAGAATTCTAATGATATTTTGGGTCCGCTTTCCGAATTGCTACAAACTGATGAAATCGTGAAATCATTCAAGATATAGCCTAAAGAGAGAGATTGATCATAATGTGCTATCCTTTCATAGCATCTCATGTGTATCCTTTTCTGCAGTGGGTGTAGAGATGGGAGACTGGCAGGAGGTATGGGACGATAAATCCGGTTGCTACTACTACTGGAACACTGTGACCAACGAGGTTTCCTGGGAGCTGCCACACTATCTAGCTGATCAAGTGCAAAGCCTTGGGCAGTATGCCAACAGGTAGGAGTGACTGACTGAGATTGGGCTGAGTATTATCACAACTTTGTGAATGGCATCTTCATCTTTGAAGCCAGCTAAAATGACCGTACCTACATGATTTGAAGTCCActtgttttaagttttcttgGTTTTGTCCCTGTGCAGAAATTGAATTGTGtgatatgttttgtatgtttctttGAAGCTCTAGTGTTAATGGCAATGGAGCAGCCCATGGAGGTTAttacacagaggaaaacactgcaGCCCCTACATCAGTGAAAGAGACCAAAGTGAAGGCAAGTTTCATTCAAGTCCAACACAAATGTGAATCAACCTAAGTCTGTGGTATTTAAAGAttgttattttaagttttaatatatctcatgttttatttaaaaggagGTAATCGAGAGTGTTGTAGGACTCACAAGCGAAGAAGAGGAGCGCCGTGGAGTGGCTTCGTCTTTGCTTGGTCCTCTGATCCCCTCTGAAgtgaaagaagcagaagaaaaatggagaaagagactACTTAAAGGATTGGATGAGACAGAGAACAGTTTGGATTCTGATGGAGAGGGTGTACGCCCTGCAGGATCCCCCTCTACCCCTCTGCAAGACTCAGACTCAGTCCCCACTGTCCAGAAAGATCTTGGTGCTAAGAAGCAGACAGGAGACAACTCGGATGctgaggaggagacagaggaagacacaATGGAGCTGGAACTGGctctggagaggaaaaaggtgGGGATTTAATGGTGGTTTTTCAGTGTGCAACTTTGATAAATGGCAGGAATTACTTTGAGGTCTTCTTTTAGTGCACAGTAGTGGCATTCTTACATTAATGGCAAATGTTCATGTCAGTTTGACCTAGTTTTAACTTGACTCTTAACATCTGACTCCTAGGCTGAGCTCCGGGCACTCGAGGAGGGTGATGGGAGCACCGGGGGTTCCAGTCCTTCTTCTGAGACTAGCCAAGATGCCTCTGGCACTCGTGGTGTTCCGCTGAAGAAAAAGCGGTGGAAGACTGCCTTCCCCTCTGCTGCTAGCCCCGACTCTAACAGCAGAGGCTCAGACCTACAGGACGACACAGAGACTGGTGAGTCCAAGGGTTTACACATGTGCTAGTGAAGGGTGGCATGCATGACAGGGGtgggaaaattacatttaaaaaaaaaaaccctacctGTTAGTGTTTTTATCCAGAAATCCCTGCATACTTAAATTCATCTTTTGTGTCCTGTAGCGCTTTCTAAAGTCCCAGAGAGTGTTGCAGAAGGAGAAGACAAGGAACCAGACAATTCCGAGGATAAATCGGTTTCAAAACCTCTGGTAAAAGAAGAATTGGAAACGCCTGAGCTCAAAGTAGAAACACCTGAGCTCAAGGTAAGAACAATGTTACTGTTactaatcataataattgtGATGGTAACTTTTTAAGACATTAttttaatgctgaaaaaaaatatagtttcagATTGGAGAACTGGCTAACACCTTAACCAGCAAGATGGAGTTCCTGGGGATAAACAAAAAGGCAATCTCGAACTTCCAGTTGCTTCTGCTACAAACTGAGGTGAAAGGATAATTCTTCAGTTTCTAAGCAATATTACCCTAGCTTCCAGTTGTAGCTATCTCAGTGCGACttctaaaatatttaatgcTTAATCTTATTTCATATAATTTTTGCACACAGCCACGTGGTAGtacttaatatttaaaattctcATAATAATCCATCACAAGGTGTCATTCCGGAAACTTAGTGTAATTACTCTTTTGTGTTACTTTATCCCTTTACCTCTGCTTTCTGGGTTTTTATCTCACTCTTGTCACTTGTCCCTCCTAGACACGGATCGCTGACTGGAGGGAGGGCGCTCTGAATGGGGTCTATCTTCGCCGCAGGCTGCAGGAAGCTGCTGAACACATAAAATATTACGAACTTAACGCCACCCCTAAAGGCTGGTCCTGCCACTGGGACAGGTACGCGCTCCTTACCTTTCACATCTCTAAACTCCCTCGTCTCCCAAAAATCTTACCGTGTGACTACACCCCCTTCACTGCCGAGGTTGCAGACTTTGTAACATGACTTGGGGAGAAGCTTAACCAGTTGGAGTGGATTGAAATACTTACCAGAAACAGACTCTTCAGGTTTCTGTGATGCAATCCTGGCACTCTGCCTTGCACGCACTGATAAGGGAGCGTCCACTCTGGGCCAGCCTGCTTCCTGTAAAATATACCAGCCACAGAGAGGACTCCCTGTCCCTGTAACAGACTGTTAAGCCCTTTGTTGTGAGGGCAGTTATAGACTGATTATGGGTCCAATCAGTCaaagtttggggggggggcggtaTGGTAGGAAGGTTGGTTGTGTGGGAGAGCTTTGCATTTTACAGGACTACAGCccccagaatgcaatgcagacaGAGTGATGCCCTGGAAGCGACGAGTGTCACGCATCAAATAAAAGGTGAAGATGGAGCAATGACGGGAATCCAGCAGGTCAGACCAACTCTATTTCATatgtcttcctgttttttttattttcttctttctgatGTGAAATGAGTTGATTGTGTGCTTGTTATTTTCTGACCTATGGCTGTTgttgattatgatgatgatactTCCTCCCTGGCGTCTTCCTGTGTCTGGGTGGGAATGGTTGTCTAAATCGGAACAAATGTGACAACCATGGTGTGAGCTGCTGAATGCTACTTTCAGGACCTAGAGAtgatttgttttgctttatttgtttttgagagCAAGGTGGGTTCCCTATCCACATTCATAACCACACTCTAATTGGACCCTTCTTCTGGATGGCTAAAGTTGCTGTCCATGCCAACACCCCTGCCCCTTACTGTGGTCATTATGTCCACTTCCTTGCCCCACCGTCCCAGGGTATTATGCCACTCAGCCAGTTGCTAGGCCAGTTGTTGAGACTCTTGCCTTCTATCTCTGTTGTCCCACTCTTTAGAGAGCACAGGCGGTATTTCTATGTGAAGGACCGGACTGGTGCCTCCCAGTGGGATTTCCCAacagaggaggacaaggaggaggacCTGAAAGGCAGCCAAGGTACCCAGACACAGACTTCCGGCCAAGGGGATACCAAAACATCATCTGCATCCACTTGTGGGGTCACAGGTCAGTCTaatactactgctgctgctccctaTATTGGGTGTAAAATCTGCCTGTTAAGTCTCATCCTTAATGacctttgaaaagaaaatttcatATATTAATGTTTCCTGTAAGTGTGTCTCctattgaaaatgtgcatggaTAATATTCAGTGCTTGCTTTGCTGTACTGAGGTACACTAATGATATAGAAAACTGTCCCTTACCAACACCCCATGTTGTTGCCTTTTTTAAACACAGGATCTTCTACTTATGCTGCAGCTGACCCACCAGCACCCCCTCAGCCCAGTGCATTCTGGTCTCCATCCCAACCCCCTCTTCCGGACAGCCCACCTCCACCTTCCGACTACCCCCCGCCTCCGCCTCTCCCCCCCGgctcacctcctccacctcctcctcctcctgacagTGATGGAGAGATCATGGAGGTagagatggagatggatgaTGATAATGACGGCGAGCCTCCAGCCCCTGGAACTGAGGAAGACGGCAGCGGGAGGCCTCCTTTACCTCCAGGCACTGCTAGCATAAAGGTATTGGCGTAATCAAGTTTCCCCTTCAATTGGTATGCTCCTGATAATATGGTGCCTTTTTAACGTTAAGTGTTTAAATTCAGAATAGTAATGCACAGcagattttaacttttattgtatttcttGTCACTCACACAGATTGCGGAGTCATCGGGCCCCTTGGGGAAGGGTCAGAAACGTAAAGCTGGTCAGCTGAATAAAGCCATTACTATTGGCAGCAGTCCAATTCTCTACACCCAGCTAGCTGCCAGTGCAGGTAAACAGATATCACTGCACATCTGcagttacagtatatgtgaggttttttttttccttgattatCTGTGTGAACTGTTTTATTACACATCCACTGAAACACAACTAGAGCTCAATTTCAATGTCCACCCTAAATACTGAACCTTTGCAGTGCAAGAAGGTGCAAGTGctttcaatcaaaaataatgagcaTGAAAGAACTTTTCATAAGTATGTATATACTGAGGAAAGTACTGGGGTGTAACACTGCACTAAGGCAGAGCTTAATTAAGGAGTGGTTATTCAAACAAGCAGTTGCAATACCTTTAGCAACATTCACATGTTTACCCTATAACAGTACAGTTTCTCTGTCTGCAGCTCCTCTAATGTCAACAACTGCCTATTGGGGTGTGCCGGCCGTCACTGCCCCTTTGGTTCCTTCTGAACCTCCGGTCCCACCTGTCCCAGCCCTACCTCCTCaaccaccaccgccaccatcCCAGCCACCCTTTGAACCTCCTGGAGCCAAAGCTCTGCCCACAGACAAGA from the Xiphias gladius isolate SHS-SW01 ecotype Sanya breed wild chromosome 8, ASM1685928v1, whole genome shotgun sequence genome contains:
- the LOC120792682 gene encoding seipin-like → MYEHKDPPQRQQSAGLEGGPRAQTRTRKRSEGSVSDTMGAAMGPVLHWLHDVAAVTLLKARRTLFQAGILFCVLVLLLWVSIFLYGSFYYSYMPTVSFSTPVHFYYTSDCDASEPGLCSFPTANISFMKNARDQVMAYGQPYRISLELEMPESPVNEQLGMFMVRMSSYTKGGKTVSSVGRSTMLHYRSNLLQTLNTLLFSPFLVIGMAEQKQLIEVELFSDYKTNAYEPTFGAVIVIQSKRVQIYSSQLRIHAYFTGIRYVLYNFPLTSAVIGVATNFTFLSVIVLFSYLQFIWGGLWPPDQVRVRVMMGDNTRIQQRKEEARKRIERENSLKELDTPKVIGSVNEACDFQGNDTAEELSSKKPSVIPDTKEEGSHDSKEPEEKDCSDVLDGCLLPHQGETTLRQRPGPWMSL
- the fnbp4 gene encoding formin-binding protein 4 — encoded protein: MIRKYIPSFVAARNSGGELQRRRQRREQALRAGMGKKSRLTGGAVGRRTILQLSPPGLRGGNAGEREEAPSGSDEEPEGDGHRFGREMRTNMKAPAVKATEGLSLLGAYEDSDEEDAGDSQRSTADSQHNQSADIDSTLANFMAEIDAITTQPSSDDATSHPSVPTTTPPRPEVNTQQPAASVGQNQQSTEFEYNTQYSLAGVGVEMGDWQEVWDDKSGCYYYWNTVTNEVSWELPHYLADQVQSLGQYANSSSVNGNGAAHGGYYTEENTAAPTSVKETKVKEVIESVVGLTSEEEERRGVASSLLGPLIPSEVKEAEEKWRKRLLKGLDETENSLDSDGEGVRPAGSPSTPLQDSDSVPTVQKDLGAKKQTGDNSDAEEETEEDTMELELALERKKAELRALEEGDGSTGGSSPSSETSQDASGTRGVPLKKKRWKTAFPSAASPDSNSRGSDLQDDTETALSKVPESVAEGEDKEPDNSEDKSVSKPLVKEELETPELKVETPELKFQIGELANTLTSKMEFLGINKKAISNFQLLLLQTETRIADWREGALNGVYLRRRLQEAAEHIKYYELNATPKGWSCHWDREHRRYFYVKDRTGASQWDFPTEEDKEEDLKGSQGTQTQTSGQGDTKTSSASTCGVTGSSTYAAADPPAPPQPSAFWSPSQPPLPDSPPPPSDYPPPPPLPPGSPPPPPPPPDSDGEIMEVEMEMDDDNDGEPPAPGTEEDGSGRPPLPPGTASIKIAESSGPLGKGQKRKAGQLNKAITIGSSPILYTQLAASAAPLMSTTAYWGVPAVTAPLVPSEPPVPPVPALPPQPPPPPSQPPFEPPGAKALPTDKTKKAKKDKSKKSKTKMPSLVKKWQSIQKELDEEEKSSSSDEDRDQLTKKNIEEWKQQQLMTGKASKNANFEALPEDWRERLKKRKMNST